In Akkermansia muciniphila, the DNA window GCTCCCGTGCTTGCGGACATCCAGCGGAGCGGCCTGCCGTGGCTGTTCGCGCTGGAGAACCTCCGCAACAGTGAAATTCCCCTCAAGCTTCAGAACATGGATGTGGACTTCGGCATCGTGCGCACCAGCGCGCTGGCGGCGGAAGGGCTGGAAAGCCGGGCCATCTGCTCCATGGATTATGCGCTGTACGTGCCTGCGGCCCTGGCCGGAAAAAAGGTGCGGGGAAGGGATGAGGATTTTTCCCTCCTGCTGGGCATGTTCCCCCTGGCTACGCTGGGGAGCGGTTCCGGCTTCCATGCCTCGCTGAAACGGAATTGCGCGGAATTCGGCATCAGTCTGCGGGTGCAGTGTGAAACGCAGTCCTTCCCCTTTGCGGCGCGCATGCTGAAAAGCGGGGCGTTCATGGCGGTTCTCCCCTGCATGGCGGAGGCGGAGCTGGGCGGGGGATTCGTCAAGGTCACCCATCCTGCGCTGGACAGGCTGTCCCGCAGTATTTCCTTGGCCTGGAATCCCCGCCTGCTGCGCGTGAGGCCTTCCGCCCGGCGCGTGATTGACGTTTTTTCCGCTCCGGAACGGAAATAGCGGAAGGAAAATCAATCCGAATCCACGCCAAGCTTGTTCTTCCGGTAGTGGTCCAGGGAAATGCGGTAGAAGTACACGATCGCCAGCAGGTTCAGCAATGCTCCTGTGCCAAAGGCCCAGTTCAGGTTCAGGTACGCGTAAATCTTGCCCCCGAAGAACATGCCCGTGCCCACCCCGATGTCAAAGGCCGTGAAGAACGTGGAATTGACGGCTCCCCGGTGCCCGCGGTCCGCCATGTTCAGCTTCATGGTCTGGAAGGTGGGGATAAAGATGCCGAAGCCGAAGCCGATGAGGATGGCGGACGTGTAGTAAACCCATTCCAGCGGAGCGAGCGCCAGCGCGCCGAAGCTGACGGTCAGGATGCTCAGGGAGATGACGGAAAGCTCCGCTACGCGCCCGCGGTCGATTTGCCTGCCCACCATGAACCGGGAGACCAGCATGCCCAGCCCCATCAGCGCGTAAAACAGCCCGGCGTACTTGAAGCCGTACATTTTCCCGTACAGGGCGGAGTAAACGGCCACCACCCCGTAGGAAAAGGAAGCGATCATCACGTTCACCGCCAGCGGAATGCCCACGCGCAGCACCAGGCGGTCCAGCACCTTTTTGGGCGTTTCCTGCACGGGTTCCTGGACGGGGCGTTTGGGCGCGCGGATGAGGGAGGCGATTCCAGCCCCGGCCAGGCACAGCACCAGGGAGCTCCACGTAATTACGTAAAAGCCGTATACCTGGTATACCTGGAGGCCGATGACGGGTCCCAGGCACATGCCCAGCGTCATCGTCATGCCGAAAAAGCCCAGGCCCTCCCCGCGGCGGGAAGGGGGGATGATATCCACGGCCATCGTCGGACCGGAGGTGGTCATGCCGCCCCAGATCAGGCCCTGCACGAAGCGCGTCAGGAAAAACGCCAGGGCGGTGGCGGCCACGGCATACCCTGAAAAGGACAGGGCCAGCAGGATGTAAACCGTGATGTAAATCTTCTTGCGGTCTCCGGTGTCCACCCGGTGCGCGAACCAGGGGCGGGAAATGATGGCGGCCAGCACGTAAATGGACATGATCCAGCCCAGCCAGCCGGAGGAAACCTGCAATTGACCCGTCAAATACAGCGGGAGCACGGGCACCAGTTCAAAAAAGGCCAGTCCCATCATCAGGTTGGCGCAGCAGGCCAGGATGTAGTCCCGCGTCCAGAGAGGCACTTTGATGGGCGGTGCGGTTTCCGCCGCCAATTCATCTCTGGTCCGGGTCATGCAGGGGTTGTACAGCCATCGGCAAAAGTTTCAAACGGTTGACGTGTCATGCCGCTGGGGGAAGTGGGGAAAGGCGCTTCGCGGATTCCTTTTTTGAAAAATTATCTGTCTTTACAGGAAAAGCTTACACCAAGCAGGGTGCCTCTTCCGTCAATAGCGTCCAGATAATCAAACACCTCTCCGCAGGGAGTTTCATCCTCAACGAGGAAAATGAACGCCCTGTGCTGGCGGATATCGGCATTTGCCATGCGGGCAAAGGCTTGAACATCGTTTTTCCGGCGTTCATCGTTGCCCTCGTCACGGATATGCCAGTGAATGAGCGGGTAGGGGTCTCTTCCCGAACAAGAGGATTGGATAAATTCCACGAAGGGATAGGAAGGTTCGGTGGAGGGAGCTTTTTTAACAGAAATAGAGACATTTTCCCGGCAAGGATGTTCCATAATGGAGCCTTCCGGAAGGCCCAGAATAGTGCAATCAATGTCTTTTAGACATTCCAAGTCAATACTTTCAGGCGTAATTGCAGTTCTGGGATAGTCACAGCAAAGAACATTGGCGAACGCAGGCGCCACAACATCGTCCTTGCGCAGGCGGATATCATTCACGCCGCGTTCGTAAGCTTCTTGCAACCCCTTGCGGACACAGGACCAGGGAAGAAGAGGATTGTCCAGATTGATCGTCAGTATCCGTTCAGAGGCCGGTTCCATTTTCCATTCCATGACGGAACCGGGCAGTTCCGAAGCGTTCAGGACGATTTCTCCAGGCAATAAGGCAGGTTCCTCTTTGGAACACGTTCCAAGCAAAAGGCAGGCACAG includes these proteins:
- a CDS encoding LysR family transcriptional regulator; its protein translation is MFEHLFAERGLSLDRLKTLIEVAKAGSIAAAARGDSARQSLYSRQIKELEEFFGVELAGRRGKVLALTRSGWELVRLASESLCLLDDFKSRSRNLPYRFTIGAGDSLHAWVVAPVLADIQRSGLPWLFALENLRNSEIPLKLQNMDVDFGIVRTSALAAEGLESRAICSMDYALYVPAALAGKKVRGRDEDFSLLLGMFPLATLGSGSGFHASLKRNCAEFGISLRVQCETQSFPFAARMLKSGAFMAVLPCMAEAELGGGFVKVTHPALDRLSRSISLAWNPRLLRVRPSARRVIDVFSAPERK
- a CDS encoding MFS transporter; the encoded protein is MTRTRDELAAETAPPIKVPLWTRDYILACCANLMMGLAFFELVPVLPLYLTGQLQVSSGWLGWIMSIYVLAAIISRPWFAHRVDTGDRKKIYITVYILLALSFSGYAVAATALAFFLTRFVQGLIWGGMTTSGPTMAVDIIPPSRRGEGLGFFGMTMTLGMCLGPVIGLQVYQVYGFYVITWSSLVLCLAGAGIASLIRAPKRPVQEPVQETPKKVLDRLVLRVGIPLAVNVMIASFSYGVVAVYSALYGKMYGFKYAGLFYALMGLGMLVSRFMVGRQIDRGRVAELSVISLSILTVSFGALALAPLEWVYYTSAILIGFGFGIFIPTFQTMKLNMADRGHRGAVNSTFFTAFDIGVGTGMFFGGKIYAYLNLNWAFGTGALLNLLAIVYFYRISLDHYRKNKLGVDSD